One genomic segment of Leishmania major strain Friedlin complete genome, chromosome 8 includes these proteins:
- a CDS encoding amastin-like protein has protein sequence MACRIGMLLYVISQFLAFLFVLVGTPIDMFRVKGLGRFANTPCLTLWGGKEECYSTKYDVSYDELWANCNDRLLQFRVAEALAVISIFVYGLAFILGFIALFCCLCFRWVCLTLNILGIGTLGVVWALMVVVYYKDDGLLCPRVSSRFDFGFGFILLLVAWSLNIINIVLLLLPCPLVDSGTPKTRPQNPTEQ, from the coding sequence ATGGCGTGCAGGATCGGCATGCTTCTCTACGTGATCTCCCAGTTCCTCGCGTTTCTCTTTGTGCTGGTGGGTACGCCGATCGACATGTTTCGCGTAAAGGGCCTCGGGAGATTTGCTAACACGCCGTGTCTGACCTTGTGGGGCGGAAAGGAAGAGTGCTACAGCACAAAGTACGACGTGTCGTATGACGAGCTGTGGGCGAACTGCAAtgaccgcctcctccagttCCGCGTTGCCGAAGCACTCGCTGTCATTTCTATCTTCGTGTACGGCTTGGCGTTTATACTCGGCTTCATTGCGCTGTTCTGCTGCCTTTGCTTCCGCTGGGTCTGCCTGACGCTCAACATCCTTGGCATCGGCACCTTGGGCGTCGTCTGGGCGCTCATGGTGGTGGTCTACTACAAGGATGACGGCCTACTTTGCCCAAGGGTGAGCAGCCGCTTCGATTTTGGTTTCGGTTTCATTCTCCTCCTGGTGGCCTGGAGTCTGAATATCATAAATATcgtgctcctgctgctcccgTGTCCGTTGGTAGACTCAGGTACTCCTAAAACCCGGCCCCAAAATCCGACGGAACAGTAG